In Sporichthyaceae bacterium, a genomic segment contains:
- a CDS encoding SDR family oxidoreductase: MSSPDFGLHGRTALVTGARTGIGRACALTLAAAGADVLCWGRNGDVGDTAERIRAAGREAFAVGVDLADLDATGAEIDRVLAEHRVDVLVNNAGIIRRAPAAATSLESWREVLDINLDAAFVLATAVGRRMLADRWGRIVNIASLLSFQGGILVPAYTASKHALAGLTKALANEWAPQGVTVNAVAPGYLVTDNTAPLRADPVREPAIRGRIPVGSWGEPADVAAAVVFLPSPAVRYVNGHVLVVDGGWLAR; the protein is encoded by the coding sequence GTGAGTTCACCGGACTTCGGTCTGCACGGCCGCACCGCACTGGTGACCGGGGCGCGGACCGGGATCGGCCGGGCCTGCGCGCTGACGTTGGCCGCCGCCGGCGCGGACGTGCTGTGCTGGGGCCGCAATGGCGATGTCGGCGACACCGCCGAGCGGATCCGGGCCGCGGGCCGGGAGGCTTTCGCGGTCGGGGTGGACCTCGCCGATCTCGACGCCACCGGCGCGGAGATCGACCGCGTGCTGGCCGAGCATCGCGTCGACGTGCTGGTCAACAACGCGGGCATCATCCGCCGGGCGCCGGCGGCGGCGACGTCGCTGGAGTCCTGGCGGGAGGTCCTCGACATCAACCTCGACGCGGCCTTCGTGCTGGCCACCGCCGTCGGTCGGCGGATGTTGGCCGACCGCTGGGGTCGGATCGTCAACATCGCGTCGCTACTGTCGTTCCAGGGCGGGATCCTCGTGCCCGCCTACACCGCGAGCAAGCACGCCCTGGCCGGACTGACCAAGGCATTGGCCAACGAGTGGGCCCCGCAGGGCGTCACGGTCAACGCCGTCGCTCCGGGTTATCTGGTCACCGACAACACCGCGCCGCTGCGGGCCGACCCGGTGCGCGAGCCGGCGATCCGGGGCCGCATCCCGGTCGGTAGCTGGGGTGAGCCGGCGGACGTCGCCGCCGCGGTCGTGTTCCTTCCCTCGCCGGCTGTCCGATACGTCAACGGCCACGTGCTCGTCGTCGACGGGGGATGGCTGGCGCGCTGA
- a CDS encoding FAD-dependent monooxygenase has product MEEIARHDSADVVIAGARCAGSAAAIAFARAGRRVIAVDRAKFPSDTLSTHVNFPSAVAEIQALGALDRVLAYDPPRCTYGMIEADGARCMQRFTAVDGIDFGICLPRPELDMALVETAREAGAEVREHTSVERVLWSGGRISGVVVREPDGSHTQIACRMLVGADGRRSSVAKLVGADRPYRGSRNERGCAFWYMEDPLVGTAWRERLIQLRSGDTHALIFPCPKDRVLCLFMGPAVDIPKFRADPEGMWAAMLDANPAVRVRLGGATNFSRLRSTGDNVAFFRRSSGPGWALCGDAGHFKDPIIGQGIRDALRFGRFLGQACAPLLDEPAAADAAARSVEARRDRECNATYHWGNRESRDFVVNPIVQEALVDLDGREPPLLLHMFDRIKAPHHVLNPVRGAKYVARAMLRPGSDRKALLKEALGEIRIDRDVWREELRPQFRSPRITASERADYVWPPRKERAE; this is encoded by the coding sequence ATGGAGGAGATCGCGCGTCACGACAGCGCCGACGTGGTCATCGCCGGGGCCCGCTGCGCCGGCAGCGCCGCCGCGATCGCGTTCGCCCGCGCCGGGCGGCGGGTGATTGCCGTGGACCGGGCGAAGTTTCCCTCCGACACCTTGTCCACCCACGTGAACTTCCCGTCCGCGGTGGCCGAGATTCAGGCGCTCGGAGCGTTGGACCGGGTGCTCGCGTACGACCCGCCGCGCTGCACCTACGGGATGATCGAGGCCGACGGCGCACGGTGCATGCAGCGCTTCACCGCGGTGGACGGCATCGACTTCGGCATCTGCCTGCCCCGGCCCGAACTCGACATGGCGCTCGTGGAGACCGCGCGGGAGGCAGGCGCGGAGGTGCGCGAGCACACCTCGGTGGAGCGAGTGCTGTGGAGCGGCGGGCGGATCTCCGGCGTGGTGGTGCGGGAGCCGGACGGCAGCCACACGCAGATCGCCTGCCGGATGCTGGTCGGCGCGGACGGGCGACGTTCGAGCGTGGCGAAGTTGGTCGGTGCGGATCGGCCCTATCGCGGTTCACGCAACGAACGCGGCTGCGCGTTCTGGTACATGGAGGACCCGTTGGTCGGCACGGCGTGGCGGGAGCGGCTGATCCAGTTGCGCTCCGGGGACACCCATGCGCTGATCTTCCCCTGCCCCAAGGACCGGGTGCTGTGCCTGTTCATGGGACCGGCCGTGGACATCCCGAAGTTCCGCGCCGATCCCGAAGGCATGTGGGCGGCGATGCTCGACGCCAACCCGGCGGTCCGGGTGCGCCTGGGTGGCGCGACGAACTTCAGCCGACTGCGCTCCACCGGGGACAACGTGGCGTTCTTCCGCCGCTCGAGCGGGCCGGGATGGGCGTTGTGCGGGGACGCCGGGCACTTCAAGGACCCGATCATCGGGCAGGGCATCCGCGACGCGCTCCGGTTCGGGCGCTTCCTCGGCCAGGCATGCGCGCCGCTGCTGGACGAGCCCGCGGCCGCCGACGCGGCGGCGCGCTCGGTTGAGGCACGGCGGGACCGGGAGTGCAACGCGACCTATCACTGGGGCAACCGGGAATCGCGCGACTTCGTGGTCAACCCGATCGTGCAGGAGGCGCTGGTCGATCTCGACGGTCGGGAACCGCCGCTGCTGCTGCACATGTTCGACCGGATCAAGGCGCCGCACCACGTGCTGAACCCGGTGCGGGGGGCGAAGTACGTGGCGCGGGCGATGCTGCGCCCGGGCTCGGACCGCAAGGCGTTGTTGAAGGAGGCGCTCGGCGAGATCCGCATCGACCGAGACGTGTGGCGCGAGGAGTTGCGGCCGCAGTTCCGGTCCCCGCGGATCACCGCCTCGGAGCGGGCGGACTACGTCTGGCCGCCGCGCAAGGAGCGTGCCGAATGA
- a CDS encoding glycoside hydrolase family 88 protein — MLGEDLSSAEPAVPPRPLLPELGRPELEALSDAVSAASWQLGLRSWFWGEGVALLGMLRVAAARGLAPPDPVCEFLTTVPAVLEHVNHLAPAAAAAVAARANGRPDLREVVVDCLAWLEKEAPFTRAGNGALEHWPGGVWADTVFMAGSFLLHAGLLLERGDLVAEAARQWVAHAELLQHPDSGLFAHGSHRDETIWCFWGRANAWVALAGVDLVEAAGDVPEVRERLERQLRALIACQPAHGVWDVLVDGQPENRGVLETSAAAGLGAALLRAAGPLGDDRLAKAGWAAVRGALGYLTDGQLTRVSAGTVLQLMPFGYSVIRDDRPQPWGQGLALHALAAAMGS, encoded by the coding sequence GTGCTCGGTGAGGACCTGTCCTCGGCGGAGCCGGCCGTACCGCCGCGGCCACTGCTGCCCGAGTTGGGTCGGCCGGAACTGGAAGCGCTGAGCGACGCCGTCTCGGCCGCCTCCTGGCAGCTGGGGTTGCGCTCCTGGTTCTGGGGCGAGGGCGTCGCCCTGCTGGGCATGCTGCGCGTCGCTGCAGCTCGCGGCCTGGCTCCCCCGGACCCGGTGTGCGAGTTCCTGACCACTGTGCCGGCGGTGCTCGAGCACGTGAACCACCTTGCGCCCGCAGCGGCTGCCGCTGTTGCCGCGCGCGCGAACGGGCGCCCGGACCTGCGGGAAGTCGTCGTGGATTGCCTTGCCTGGTTGGAGAAAGAGGCTCCGTTCACCCGGGCCGGCAACGGCGCGCTGGAGCACTGGCCCGGTGGGGTGTGGGCGGACACGGTGTTCATGGCCGGCTCGTTCCTGTTGCACGCCGGGCTCCTGCTGGAGCGCGGCGACCTGGTGGCCGAGGCTGCTCGGCAGTGGGTGGCACACGCCGAGCTGCTGCAGCACCCGGACTCCGGACTGTTCGCCCATGGCTCGCACCGCGACGAGACGATCTGGTGCTTCTGGGGCCGGGCCAACGCGTGGGTGGCGCTGGCCGGGGTCGACCTCGTCGAGGCGGCCGGCGACGTGCCCGAGGTCCGTGAACGCCTGGAGCGGCAGCTGCGCGCGCTCATCGCCTGCCAACCCGCTCACGGCGTGTGGGACGTGTTGGTCGACGGGCAGCCGGAGAACCGCGGCGTCCTGGAGACCTCGGCCGCCGCGGGCCTCGGGGCCGCGCTGCTCCGCGCCGCCGGGCCGCTCGGAGACGACAGGTTGGCGAAAGCCGGATGGGCGGCGGTGCGCGGCGCCCTCGGATATCTGACGGATGGTCAGCTCACGCGGGTCAGCGCCGGGACGGTGCTGCAACTGATGCCGTTCGGCTACTCCGTGATCCGCGACGATCGGCCGCAGCCGTGGGGACAGGGCTTGGCGTTGCACGCGTTGGCGGCGGCGATGGGGTCATGA
- a CDS encoding carbon-nitrogen hydrolase family protein: MTRVVAVQPALRIGDVEGNLRRCADLVSAAAKEHSPDAIFLPEAMTSPNAYDRRMRSVARPLLGTPLHTLRQLARDHGCLVGGGFIAVRGADTKGTYALCEPDGGIHLHDKDQPSFWENNYYSAGTDDGVMNTSIGPIGCANGFECGRVRTAKRMVGRVRLLAGGMHFPSFPTWAATKGWFIKRDEEFLMQYCRETPPRMARMLGVPAVHPSHVGPFTMETPLVPGLGWPSRMLGETTICNADGLILQRMSYADGEGYVCAEVDMAEPQPRDPIPDLFWNAPFPISVHLVWYAGNAHGVAKYRAMKALRRHSWEPGTDLPAYTCPEQAPPLA, translated from the coding sequence ATGACCCGAGTGGTGGCCGTCCAACCGGCCCTGCGGATCGGGGACGTCGAGGGCAACCTGCGTCGCTGCGCGGACCTGGTCAGCGCCGCGGCCAAGGAGCACTCCCCCGACGCGATCTTCCTGCCCGAGGCGATGACCTCGCCGAACGCGTACGACCGCCGGATGCGTTCGGTCGCCCGGCCGCTGCTCGGTACGCCGCTGCATACCCTGCGTCAGTTGGCCCGCGACCACGGGTGTCTGGTGGGCGGGGGGTTCATCGCGGTGCGCGGCGCGGACACCAAGGGCACCTACGCGCTGTGCGAGCCCGACGGCGGCATCCACCTGCACGACAAGGACCAGCCCTCGTTCTGGGAGAACAACTACTACTCCGCGGGCACCGACGACGGGGTCATGAACACCTCGATCGGGCCGATCGGCTGCGCAAACGGGTTCGAGTGTGGGCGGGTGCGCACCGCCAAGCGCATGGTGGGCCGGGTCCGCCTGCTGGCCGGCGGTATGCACTTCCCCTCGTTCCCGACCTGGGCGGCCACCAAGGGCTGGTTCATCAAGCGGGACGAGGAATTCCTGATGCAGTACTGCCGGGAGACCCCGCCCCGGATGGCCCGGATGCTCGGCGTCCCGGCCGTGCATCCCTCTCACGTCGGACCGTTCACCATGGAAACCCCGTTGGTGCCGGGGCTGGGCTGGCCGTCCCGGATGCTCGGCGAGACCACGATCTGCAACGCCGACGGGCTGATCCTGCAACGCATGTCCTACGCCGACGGCGAGGGCTACGTCTGCGCCGAGGTGGACATGGCCGAACCTCAACCCCGCGACCCCATCCCGGACCTGTTCTGGAACGCCCCGTTCCCGATCTCGGTGCACCTGGTCTGGTACGCAGGCAATGCGCACGGGGTGGCGAAGTACCGGGCGATGAAGGCGTTGCGACGGCACTCCTGGGAGCCCGGCACGGACCTGCCCGCCTACACCTGCCCGGAGCAGGCCCCGCCGCTAGCGTGA
- a CDS encoding TetR family transcriptional regulator, translated as MEFARARSEEQREVRRQVILETAAGMLAEMPVAELSLNELSRRVGLAKSNVLRYFESREDVLLQLLDRAARLWLADVLEELPRTVRAGRSAKRRGDQLAEVLSTTLRRHTVLCDLISAQPAVLEHNVSADVVLRFKQAGYDGLELLAAEVRRHVPELGAEAGRICLLALVLAGAFWSYSCLSPATIEAYARDPRLSEFSIDLGPALEQTLATLIAGTLARG; from the coding sequence GTGGAGTTCGCCCGCGCCCGCAGCGAGGAACAGCGCGAGGTCCGGCGCCAGGTGATCCTGGAGACCGCGGCCGGGATGCTCGCGGAGATGCCGGTCGCCGAGCTGAGCCTCAACGAGCTCAGCCGCCGGGTCGGGCTGGCGAAGTCGAACGTGCTGCGGTACTTCGAGTCCCGCGAGGACGTGTTGCTCCAACTGCTGGACCGAGCTGCTCGGCTGTGGCTCGCCGACGTCCTGGAGGAACTCCCCCGGACCGTGCGCGCCGGGAGGTCCGCGAAGCGACGGGGCGACCAACTCGCCGAGGTGCTGAGCACGACCCTGCGTCGGCACACCGTGCTCTGCGACCTGATCAGCGCCCAGCCGGCGGTGCTGGAGCACAACGTCTCCGCCGACGTGGTTCTCCGGTTCAAGCAGGCCGGGTACGACGGGCTGGAGCTGCTCGCTGCCGAGGTCCGCCGGCACGTCCCGGAACTCGGCGCGGAGGCCGGCCGGATCTGCCTGCTGGCGCTGGTGCTGGCGGGCGCTTTCTGGTCGTACAGCTGTTTGTCCCCGGCGACCATCGAGGCGTACGCCCGCGATCCGCGGCTCTCCGAGTTCAGCATCGATCTCGGGCCGGCGCTGGAGCAGACGTTGGCGACCTTGATCGCCGGGACGTTGGCCCGCGGCTGA
- a CDS encoding SDR family NAD(P)-dependent oxidoreductase, whose amino-acid sequence MSEHWTENDIPDQSGRVAVVTGSNTGLGFETARALAAHRATVVLAVRDPERGKQAAARIAQAVPGADLTVQQLDLASLASVRSAAAELSDRHPRIDLLINNAGVMYPPRTSTADGFELQFGTNHLGHFALTGLLLDRLLATPGSRVVTVSSIGHRIRAQIHFDDLHWERSYSRPGSYGQSKLANLMFTYELQRRLAAADTTTLALAAHPGASDTELVRHLPAALRRIAPVLAPLVAQPAARGALPTLRAATDPTVGGGQYYGPDGFGQMRGYPRLVTSSAQSHDAGLAHRLWTVSEELTGVHFTV is encoded by the coding sequence ATGAGCGAGCACTGGACCGAGAACGACATCCCCGACCAGAGCGGCCGCGTTGCAGTGGTGACCGGCTCCAACACCGGGTTGGGCTTCGAGACGGCGCGGGCGCTGGCCGCCCACCGGGCCACCGTCGTGCTGGCCGTCCGCGACCCCGAGCGCGGCAAGCAGGCCGCCGCCCGGATCGCGCAGGCCGTCCCCGGCGCGGATCTGACGGTGCAGCAGTTGGACCTGGCCTCGCTGGCCTCCGTGCGGAGCGCGGCCGCCGAGCTGTCCGACCGGCACCCCCGCATCGACCTGCTGATCAACAACGCCGGCGTCATGTACCCGCCCCGGACGAGCACCGCCGACGGCTTCGAGCTTCAGTTCGGAACCAACCACCTGGGCCATTTCGCGTTGACCGGCCTGCTGCTCGACCGCCTGCTGGCCACCCCCGGCTCACGGGTCGTCACGGTCAGCAGCATCGGGCACCGCATCCGCGCGCAGATCCACTTCGACGACCTGCACTGGGAGCGCAGCTACAGCCGCCCCGGCTCCTACGGCCAGTCCAAGTTGGCCAACCTGATGTTCACCTACGAACTCCAGCGCCGACTCGCAGCCGCAGACACGACCACCCTCGCGCTGGCCGCCCACCCGGGCGCCTCGGACACCGAACTGGTGCGCCACCTGCCCGCCGCGCTGCGCAGGATCGCGCCGGTGCTCGCGCCGCTGGTCGCGCAGCCCGCCGCCCGCGGAGCGCTGCCGACGCTGCGTGCTGCCACCGACCCGACCGTCGGCGGTGGCCAGTACTACGGTCCCGACGGCTTCGGCCAGATGCGCGGCTACCCACGGCTGGTCACCTCCAGCGCCCAGTCGCACGACGCCGGGCTGGCGCACCGGCTGTGGACCGTCTCGGAGGAACTGACCGGAGTCCACTTCACCGTGTAG
- a CDS encoding crotonase/enoyl-CoA hydratase family protein: MTDFSTLVYRTDAGIATITLNRPDRLNTIVPPMPDELAAAVELAVRDTDVKVIVLRGAGRSFCAGFDFSGGFRHWDDLLYTDGKWDPGKEFIAASSPTLGWVPKFMSLWHSPKPVIAQVHGWCVGGGSEMALCADLVIMAEDAVIGTPYSRMWGCHHAGMWVYRLGLTKAKEYALTGKALTGVEAKALELVNDAVPFDQLEQRVHETAQQLMSIPLNQLTAMKLVINQAYANQGLGSTQLVGSLLDGMLRNTPEALEFIEFAEREGVPASVARRDGPFADYSQGVRPDPSHVNDVTPRWAG; the protein is encoded by the coding sequence GTGACCGACTTCAGCACCCTCGTCTACCGCACCGACGCGGGCATCGCCACGATCACGTTGAACCGGCCGGACCGCCTGAACACGATCGTGCCCCCGATGCCCGACGAGCTCGCGGCGGCGGTGGAGCTGGCCGTGCGCGACACCGACGTCAAGGTGATAGTGCTGCGCGGCGCGGGCCGCTCGTTCTGCGCCGGCTTCGACTTCAGCGGGGGTTTCCGGCACTGGGACGACCTGCTCTACACCGACGGCAAGTGGGACCCGGGCAAGGAGTTCATCGCCGCGTCCTCGCCCACGTTGGGGTGGGTGCCGAAGTTCATGAGCCTGTGGCACAGCCCGAAGCCGGTCATTGCCCAGGTGCACGGCTGGTGCGTCGGCGGGGGCAGCGAGATGGCGTTGTGCGCCGACCTGGTGATCATGGCCGAGGACGCGGTGATCGGCACGCCCTACTCGCGCATGTGGGGCTGCCACCACGCGGGCATGTGGGTCTACCGGCTCGGACTCACCAAGGCCAAGGAGTACGCGTTGACCGGGAAAGCACTGACCGGCGTCGAGGCCAAGGCGCTCGAACTGGTCAACGACGCCGTGCCGTTCGACCAACTGGAGCAACGCGTCCACGAGACCGCCCAACAGCTGATGAGCATCCCGCTCAACCAGCTCACCGCGATGAAGCTGGTGATCAACCAGGCCTACGCCAACCAGGGTCTGGGCTCCACGCAACTGGTCGGCAGCCTGCTGGACGGGATGCTGCGCAACACCCCGGAGGCGCTGGAGTTCATCGAGTTCGCCGAACGCGAAGGCGTACCGGCCTCGGTAGCCCGCCGCGACGGCCCGTTCGCCGACTACTCGCAGGGCGTGCGGCCCGACCCGAGCCACGTCAACGACGTGACCCCACGCTGGGCCGGTTGA
- a CDS encoding LuxR C-terminal-related transcriptional regulator has product MTSIANRVQHPLAGDLPLWPENPPAGPGSEARAALDDELANLEERIGGLAANADPELQKAVRALADLHERRDRATDDQLRERLTVLARVHLALAHLRRMPNTEAMIAAAPRQACEACGFDRAVLYRVRGKELFAESFWVDGDPQAAARLLAFSREHPAVLVAQVLETEMIRRRRPMAIQQVVDNPRVFAELAEAYQTHSYVAAPIMPEGRVIGFIHADHRLKPRRVDEFDRDSLWAFAEGFGFAVERAQLTDRLRAQGQELRRLLQRTEAVVAEYLDAEVELVSAGFEGAGAAGATSAILPIEDNPVAAGLSKRELEVLALLGDGASNAHIAARLVITEDTAKSHVKRILRKLGAANRVEAATIWLKAQQR; this is encoded by the coding sequence GTGACCTCCATCGCCAACCGGGTGCAGCACCCCCTGGCCGGGGACCTGCCGCTGTGGCCGGAAAACCCGCCCGCCGGGCCCGGCTCGGAAGCCCGGGCCGCGCTCGACGACGAACTCGCGAACCTGGAGGAGCGCATCGGCGGGCTAGCGGCAAACGCCGATCCCGAATTGCAGAAGGCGGTGCGGGCACTGGCCGACCTGCACGAGCGCCGCGACCGGGCCACCGACGACCAACTCCGCGAGCGCCTGACGGTGCTCGCCCGGGTGCACCTGGCACTGGCGCATCTGCGCCGGATGCCCAATACCGAGGCGATGATCGCGGCGGCGCCGCGGCAGGCCTGCGAGGCCTGCGGCTTCGACCGGGCGGTGCTCTACCGGGTCCGCGGAAAGGAACTGTTCGCCGAGTCGTTCTGGGTGGACGGGGACCCGCAGGCAGCGGCGCGGTTGCTCGCGTTCAGCCGCGAACACCCAGCGGTGCTGGTCGCACAGGTGCTGGAGACGGAGATGATCCGCCGCCGCCGGCCGATGGCCATCCAGCAGGTGGTGGACAACCCGCGGGTGTTCGCCGAGTTGGCCGAGGCCTACCAGACCCACTCCTACGTGGCCGCGCCGATCATGCCGGAGGGCCGGGTGATCGGGTTCATCCACGCCGACCATCGACTCAAGCCTCGACGGGTCGACGAATTCGACCGGGACTCGCTGTGGGCGTTCGCCGAGGGCTTCGGGTTTGCCGTGGAGCGCGCGCAACTGACGGACCGGCTGCGCGCGCAGGGCCAGGAGCTGCGGCGCCTGCTGCAGCGCACCGAAGCGGTGGTCGCGGAGTACCTGGACGCCGAGGTGGAGTTGGTCAGCGCCGGGTTCGAGGGCGCCGGGGCGGCGGGCGCGACCAGCGCGATCCTGCCCATCGAGGACAACCCGGTGGCCGCCGGCTTGTCCAAGCGCGAACTGGAGGTGCTGGCGCTGCTCGGCGACGGCGCGTCCAACGCACACATCGCGGCCCGGCTGGTCATAACCGAGGACACCGCCAAGTCGCACGTGAAACGCATCCTGCGCAAGCTCGGCGCGGCCAACCGCGTGGAAGCGGCGACCATCTGGCTCAAGGCGCAACAGCGCTGA
- the kduI gene encoding 5-dehydro-4-deoxy-D-glucuronate isomerase, with protein MQIRHATHPDELPRLDTAGLRERFLVDGLFAPGEVRLVLTHHDRVVLGGACPDGAALPLPVPDQLRAPSFTDRRELAVIGIAGEGQVEVGGEKFGVARGDVLYVGRGSGDLTFHGEARYYLLSAPAQRTHPTRLVTRDAAEALYLGTAAEANVRVIRKYVGAAGAASDQLTVGITELAAGSVWNTMPCHTHDRRSETYLYFELGEGRVVHLCGRPQETRNLLVADEQAVISPSWSVHFGAGTRNYSFVWSTVGENMAWDDMDPVATADLR; from the coding sequence ATGCAGATCCGTCATGCCACTCATCCCGACGAGTTGCCCCGGCTGGACACCGCCGGTCTGCGCGAGCGGTTCCTCGTCGACGGTTTGTTCGCCCCCGGTGAGGTGCGCCTCGTGCTGACCCATCACGACCGGGTCGTACTCGGCGGTGCGTGTCCCGACGGTGCGGCGCTGCCGTTGCCGGTCCCGGACCAGTTGCGCGCCCCGAGCTTCACCGATCGGCGCGAGCTCGCCGTGATCGGCATCGCGGGCGAGGGTCAGGTCGAGGTCGGCGGCGAGAAATTCGGGGTGGCCCGGGGCGACGTGCTCTACGTGGGTCGCGGCTCGGGTGACCTGACCTTCCACGGGGAAGCCAGGTACTACCTGCTGTCCGCACCGGCGCAGCGCACGCACCCGACCCGGCTGGTCACCCGGGACGCGGCCGAGGCGCTGTACCTGGGCACAGCGGCCGAGGCGAACGTCCGCGTGATCCGCAAGTACGTGGGCGCCGCCGGTGCCGCGTCCGACCAGCTCACCGTCGGCATCACCGAGCTGGCCGCGGGCAGCGTCTGGAACACGATGCCCTGCCACACCCATGACCGACGCAGCGAGACCTATCTGTACTTCGAGCTCGGGGAGGGTCGGGTGGTGCATCTGTGCGGCCGCCCGCAGGAGACCCGCAACCTGCTGGTCGCCGACGAACAGGCCGTGATCTCGCCGTCCTGGTCGGTGCACTTCGGCGCAGGGACCCGGAACTACTCGTTCGTCTGGTCCACCGTCGGAGAGAACATGGCCTGGGACGACATGGATCCCGTCGCCACAGCCGACCTTCGGTGA
- a CDS encoding acyl-CoA dehydrogenase family protein: MTTLSAAPATASNRATTNTPARLQDFDVITDDVALVEAMSAFGAGERVAECGVLGRALGSAEGLEAGFAANEHAPAHVPYDRSGVRVDEIRFDPSWHHVMRLAVEHGVAGAVWADDQPGAQVARAAKFIGVAQVEAGATCPLAMTYACVPALRLDPNAAAIWEPLVTSGIYDPRSLPAAQKHGALIGMALTEKQGGSDVRANTTSAEPDGEVYRVTGEKWFVSAVHSDALFVLAQAPEGVSCLLVPRRLPDGSDNGWTIDRLKDKLGNRSNATAEVRFEQARALMIGEPGRGVRAIMAMIGGTRQDCVLGSTAVLRTGTIEAIHWSAHRYAFGRRLIDAPAMTAVLADLALESEAATWSALRLAQATSDAAAGDPAAVAFRRLAAPVLKFWICKRAPLHAAEALECQGGYGYIEESRLPRNYREAPLMSIWEGSGNVQALDVLRAMQREPECVAAMFDELTRAGGANRRLDTAVTQLRDMVAAGVDEARARELTGRMARCLQASLLVRFAPAAVADAYCAGKLEDSGGTLGCLPAGVDVAAIVARHRVAR; encoded by the coding sequence ATGACCACGCTCAGCGCCGCGCCGGCGACGGCCTCCAACCGCGCGACCACGAATACCCCCGCGCGCCTGCAGGACTTCGACGTGATCACCGACGACGTCGCCCTGGTCGAGGCGATGTCGGCCTTCGGCGCCGGCGAGCGCGTTGCCGAGTGTGGCGTCCTCGGCCGGGCGCTGGGGTCGGCGGAGGGTCTGGAGGCCGGCTTCGCGGCGAACGAGCATGCACCTGCACACGTCCCGTACGACCGCTCCGGCGTACGGGTCGACGAGATCCGGTTCGATCCTTCCTGGCACCACGTCATGCGGTTGGCCGTCGAGCACGGGGTGGCCGGGGCGGTCTGGGCCGACGACCAACCCGGCGCCCAGGTCGCCCGCGCGGCCAAGTTCATCGGCGTCGCCCAGGTGGAGGCCGGCGCGACCTGCCCGCTGGCCATGACCTACGCCTGCGTGCCCGCGCTGCGCCTGGACCCGAACGCCGCCGCGATCTGGGAGCCGCTGGTCACCTCCGGGATCTACGACCCGCGTTCGTTGCCGGCCGCACAGAAGCACGGCGCGCTGATCGGCATGGCGTTGACCGAGAAGCAGGGTGGCTCCGACGTGCGGGCGAACACCACCAGCGCCGAGCCCGACGGCGAGGTCTACCGGGTCACCGGGGAGAAGTGGTTCGTCTCGGCGGTGCACTCCGACGCGCTGTTCGTACTGGCGCAGGCTCCCGAGGGAGTGAGCTGTCTGCTTGTCCCGCGGCGGCTGCCGGACGGCAGCGACAACGGCTGGACGATCGACCGACTCAAGGACAAGCTCGGCAACCGCTCGAACGCGACCGCCGAGGTGCGCTTCGAGCAGGCCCGGGCGCTGATGATCGGCGAACCCGGCCGCGGGGTGCGGGCGATCATGGCGATGATCGGCGGCACCCGGCAGGACTGCGTGCTCGGCTCGACCGCGGTGCTGCGCACCGGCACGATCGAGGCCATCCACTGGTCCGCGCACCGCTACGCCTTCGGCCGACGCCTCATCGACGCCCCTGCCATGACGGCGGTGCTCGCCGACCTGGCGTTGGAGAGTGAGGCGGCCACCTGGTCGGCGTTGCGCCTGGCCCAGGCCACCTCCGACGCCGCGGCGGGCGACCCGGCCGCCGTGGCGTTCCGCCGGTTGGCCGCCCCGGTGCTGAAGTTCTGGATCTGCAAGCGCGCCCCGCTGCACGCCGCCGAGGCGCTGGAGTGCCAGGGCGGCTACGGCTACATCGAGGAATCGCGGCTGCCGCGCAACTACCGCGAGGCCCCGCTGATGTCGATCTGGGAGGGCTCGGGCAACGTGCAGGCCCTCGACGTGCTGCGAGCGATGCAACGCGAACCGGAATGCGTCGCGGCCATGTTCGACGAGCTCACCCGGGCCGGCGGCGCGAACCGGCGCCTGGACACCGCGGTGACCCAACTGCGCGACATGGTCGCAGCAGGCGTCGACGAGGCCCGCGCCCGGGAACTGACGGGGCGGATGGCCCGGTGCCTGCAGGCCTCGCTGCTGGTCAGGTTCGCCCCGGCAGCGGTGGCCGACGCCTATTGCGCGGGGAAGTTGGAGGACAGCGGCGGCACGCTGGGCTGCCTGCCCGCGGGCGTCGACGTCGCCGCGATAGTGGCCCGGCACCGGGTCGCCCGATGA